Proteins from a single region of Malaclemys terrapin pileata isolate rMalTer1 chromosome 23, rMalTer1.hap1, whole genome shotgun sequence:
- the LOC128828183 gene encoding protein PET100 homolog, mitochondrial yields the protein MGVKLEVFRMVLYLSFPVAMFWISNQAEYFEEYVIKRKREIYPPDDDHQRKELEDFKERMRKKHEERLLRAAQQ from the exons ATGGGGGTGAAACTGGAGGTGTTTCGG ATGGTTCTGTATTTGTCCTTCCCTGTTGCCATGTTCTGGATCTCCAACCAAGCAGAGTACTTCGAAGAATATGTCATCAAAAGGAAG AGGGAGATCTACCCACCTGATGATGACCACCAG aggaaggagctggaagATTTCAAGGAGAGGATGCGGAAGAAGCATGAAGAGCGGCTCCTGCGTGCAGCTCAGCAGTGA
- the XAB2 gene encoding pre-mRNA-splicing factor SYF1, translated as MPALEETPVAAGEGKPDLFFEEEDLQYEEEILRNPFSVKCWIRYIEFKQNAPRHVLNLIYERALKELPGSYKLWYNYLKQRRKQVKNRCVTDPGHEEVNNCHERALVFMHKMPRIWLDYCQFLMDQCRITRTRRTFDRALRALPITQHHRIWPLYLKFVRLYPLPETAVRVYRRYLKLSPENAEEYIEYLRSIDRLDEAALRLATVVNDERFVSKEGKSNYQLWHELCDLISQNPDKVKSLNVGAIIRGGLTRFTDQLGKLWCSLADYYIRSGHFEKARDVYEEAIQTVMTVRDFTQVFDSYAQFEESMIAAKMETTSELGQEEEDDVDLELRLARFEQLITRRPLLLNSVLLRQNPHNVHEWHKRVKLYEGKPREIINTYTEAVQTVDPFKATGKTHTLWVSFAKFYEDNGQIEDARTIFEKATKVNFKQVDDLACVWCEYGEMELRHENYDQALRILRKATAIPAKKAEYFDASEPVQNRVYKSLKVWSMLADLEESLGTFKSTKAVYDRILDLRIATPQIIINYALFLEEHTYFEESFKAYERGISLFRWPNVYDIWNTYLTKFIDRYGGKKLERARDLFEQALDGCPQKYAKTIYLLYAKLEEEFGLARHAMAVYERATRAVQPSEQYEMYNIYIKRAAEIYGVTHTRSIYEKAIEVLSDEHAREMCQRFADMECKLGEIDRARAIYSYCSQICDPRTTGSFWQTWKDFEIRHGNEDTIREMLRIKRSVQATYNTQVNFMASQMLKVSSNATGTVSDLAPGQSGMDDMKLLEQRAEQLAAEAERDKPRAKEKILFVRSDASRSELAALSRQANPDEIDIDEEEEDGGESEENEPDEVQLEQQSVPSAVFGGLKTD; from the exons ATGCCGGCGCTGGAGGAGACGCCGGTGGCCGCCGGCGAGGGGAAGCCGGACCTCTTCTTC gaggaggaggatctgCAGTACGAGGAAGAAATCCTGCGCAACCCCTTTTCTGTCAAGTGCTGGATCCGCTACATTGAGTTCAAGCAGAACGCTCCCCGGCATGTGCTGAACCTGATCTACGAGAGAGCCCTCAAGGAGCTGCCAGGCAG TTACAAGCTGTGGTACAACTACCTTAAGCAGCGCCGGAAGCAGGTGAAGAACAGGTGTGTGACTGACCCCGGCCATGAGGAGGTGAACAACTGCCATGAACGTGCCCTCGTCTTCATGCACAAG ATGCCTCGGATCTGGCTAGATTACTGCCAGTTCCTCATGGACCAGTGCCGGATCACCCGCACGCGCAGGACCTTTGACCGGGCGCTCCGGGCGCTGCCCATCACACAGCACCATCGCATCTGGCCCCTCTACCTGAAGTTTGTGCGCTTGTACCCCCTGCCCGAGACGGCTGTGCGAGTCTACCGCAGGTACCTGAAG TTGAGCCCCGAGAACGCCGAGGAGTACATTGAATACCTGCGCTCCATTGACCGGCTGGACGAGGCTGCCCTCCGCCTTGCCACAGTGGTCAATGACGAGAGGTTCGTCTCAAAGGAGGGGAAATCCAACTACCAG CTGTGGCACGAGCTATGTGACCTCATCTCCCAGAACCCTGACAAGGTGAAGTCCCTCAATGTTGGGGCCATCATTCGCGGAGGCCTGACCCGCTTCACCGACCAGCTGGGCAAGCTCTGGTGCTCCCTGGCCGACTACTACATCCGCAGCGGGCACTTTGAGAAG GCCCGGGACGTGTACGAGGAGGCCATCCAGACGGTGATGACGGTGCGAGATTTCACCCAGGTGTTTGACAGCTATGCCCAGTTCGAGGAGAGCATGATTGCAGCCAAGATGGAGACcacctctgagctggggcaggaggaggagg ATGATGTGGACCTGGAACTGCGCCTGGCTCGCTTTGAGCAGCTGATCACACGGCGCCCCCTGCTGCTCAACAGCGTGCTGCTGCGCCAGAACCCCCACAACGTCCACGAGTGGCACAAGCGCGTGAAGCTCTACGAGGGCAAACCCCGAGAG ATCATCAACACCTACACGGAGGCCGTGCAGACCGTGGACCCCTTCAAGGCCACCGGCaagacacacacactctgggtctcctTCGCCAAGTTCTATGAGGATAATGGGCAGATTGAGGAC gccagGACCATATTTGAGAAAGCCACCAAGGTGAACTTCAAGCAGGTGGACGACCTGGCCTGCGTGTGGTGCGAGTACGGGGAGATGGAGCTGCGCCATGAGAACTATGACCAGGCCCTGCGCATCCTCCGG AAAGCCACGGCCATCCCAGCCAAGAAAGCAGAGTACTTCGATGCCTCAGAGCCCGTCCAGAACCGTGTGTACAAGTCCCTCAAGGTCTGGTCCATGCTGGCCGACCTGGAAGAGAGCCTGGGCACCTTCAAG TCCACCAAAGCGGTGTACGACCGCATCCTGGACCTGCGCATCGCCACGCCCCAGATCATCATCAACTATGCCCTCTTCCTGGAGGAGCACACCTACTTCGAGGAGAGCTTCAAG GCCTACGAGAGGGGCATCTCCCTGTTCCGCTGGCCCAACGTGTACGACATTTGGAACACCTACCTGACCAAGTTCATCGACCGCTATGGTGGCAAGAAGCTGGAGCGTGCCCGCGACCTCTTCGAGCAGGCACTGGACGGCTGCCCCCAGAAATATGCCAAGA CCATCTACCTGTTGTATGCCAAGCTGGAGGAGGAGTTCGGGCTGGCGCGGCATGCCATGGCGGTGTATGAGCGGGCCACGCGGGCCGTGCAGCCCTCGGAGCAGTACGAGATGTACAACATCTACATCAAGCGGGCGGCCGAGATCTACGGGGTCACCCACACCCGCAGCATCTATGAGAAGGCCATTGAG GTGCTGTCAGACGAGCACGCCCGCGAGATGTGCCAGCGCTTTGCCGACATGGAATGCAAGCTGGGTGAGATTGACCGGGCCCGGGCCATCTACTCCTACTGCTCGCAGATCTGTGACCCCCGG accaCAGGCTCCTTCTGGCAGACGTGGAAGGACTTTGAGATCCGGCACGGGAACGAAGACACAATCCGGGAGATGCTGCGCATCAAACGCAGCGTCCAGGCCACCTACAACACCCAGGTCAACTTCATGGCCTCGCAGATGCTCAAAGTCTCCAGCAATGCCACGGGCACCG TGTCAGACCTGGCGCCGGGGCAGAGTGGCATGGATGACATGAAGCTGCTGGAGCAGCGGGCAGAGCAGCTGGCGGCCGAGGCAGAGCGGGACAAACCCCGGGCCAAGGAGAAGATCCTCTTTGTCAG gagcgATGCGTCACGCAGCGAGCTGGCCGCACTCTCCAGGCAAGCGAACCCTGACGAGATCGACAttgacgaggaggaggaggacggggGTGAGAGCGAGGAGAATGAGCCTgatg aggTGCAGCTGGAGCAGCAGAGTGTCCCCTCAGCTGTGTTCGGGGGGCTGAAGACAGACTGA